GGGCCTGGTAGATCTTGGTGCGCTCGATCATGCGCTTGGCCAAGGTTGTGTTCAGAGGCGGTAGGGCGATCGCCTGATCGCTAAAGACATCAATCAATTGGCCACCCGGACCAAATAGCAGAATCGGGCCAAACTGTGGGTCAATACTACTGCCGAGAATCAATTCATAACCCTCATCTCGGATGATCATGGGCTGGACCGTCACCCCCAGGAAATCGTCCATCGAGACAGTCCCATGCTCTTCGGCTTCCTCCTGAAGATTTTCAAGGATTGTCTGGTAGGCTTGCCGGACCGCATCCGGGGTACTCAGGTTGAGTTGAACACCCCCCACATCTGTCTTGTGGGTAATGGTTTTCGAGTAGAGTTTCAGGACCACGGGATAGCCAATCTGTGCCGCCAGAGCCACCGCCTCATCCTCGCTACGGGCAATCTCGGTCGCTACCACCGGAATCCTATAGGCCGCCAACAGTTGTTTCGACTCCGGCTCCGTCAGGATCGTGCGGTTTTGTTGACGGACCTGCTGGATCAATTGCTCAGCCACGGCGCGATCGGGTCCTCCTTCCTCCCAATCGGGTGACAGGACTGGGGTTTCATAGATGCCGCGCAGGCTGTAGCTGTACTGCCACATCAGGTTAAACAGCCGCGCCGCCGAGTCGGGATAGCGGTAGGTCGGGATCTGGTGGCGGTTGAGGATGTTTTCGCCGGTGGTGACTTCGGTCCCCCCCATCCAACTGGCCAGGATCGGTTTATGACGGAGTGGGGTTTCTTGCAACTTATCAACCGTGAGCTTTAACTGCTCCGCCGTGCGGGTGGGGTCGGTCATCCCCTGGGGCGTTAGGATTACCAGGAGGCCATCCGTATTAGGATCGGCGATCGCAATCTCGATCGCCTGGGTATAGCGTTCCGGCGTTGCATCGCCCAGAATGTCGATCGGGTTGCCACAACTCCAGTGCAGGGGCAGTACCTCATTGAGTTTGACTAAGGTATCTCCCTCTAGTTCGGCTAGCTGTCCCCCCGTCGCAATCAGGGCATCGGTCGCCAGGACGCCTGGCCCGCCCGCGTTGGTAATAATCGTCAAGCGGGGACCGGGCGGACGGTAACTGCGTTTAGCCAACACTTCCGCCATGTTGAACAGTTCCGAAATCCGCGTCACTCGCAACACCCCACACCGTCGGAAGGCAGCCTCCAACACCGCATCACTCCCCGCCAAGGCACCCGTGTGCGAGGTGGCCGCTTTGGCAGCCGCTTCGGTCCGTCCGGCTTTGATCAAAATAATTGGCTTGGTGAGGGCCACTTCCCGCGCTGCCGAGAGGAACGATCGCGCATCCCCGATCGACTCCATATAGATCACAATACTGTGGGTATGTGGATCATCACCCAGATAATAAATTAAATCCCCCCAGCCAATATCCAACATTGACCCGATCGAAATGAAGGCACTAAAGCCC
This DNA window, taken from Trichothermofontia sichuanensis B231, encodes the following:
- a CDS encoding bifunctional acetate--CoA ligase family protein/GNAT family N-acetyltransferase, producing MLKPLKPTTDPAYDILRSEHQPLRSLFAPETVAVVGATDRPGSVGRTLIWNLISSPFGGTVFPVNPKRNNILGIKAYPNLRAIPEPIDLAVIATPAPTIPDIIRDCVDIGVKSAIVISAGFREAGEAGIALERQIVEHLRSSQLRLLGPNCLGLMNPRRGLNATFASTMARPGNVGFISQSGALCTAVLDWSFPENVGFSAFISIGSMLDIGWGDLIYYLGDDPHTHSIVIYMESIGDARSFLSAAREVALTKPIILIKAGRTEAAAKAATSHTGALAGSDAVLEAAFRRCGVLRVTRISELFNMAEVLAKRSYRPPGPRLTIITNAGGPGVLATDALIATGGQLAELEGDTLVKLNEVLPLHWSCGNPIDILGDATPERYTQAIEIAIADPNTDGLLVILTPQGMTDPTRTAEQLKLTVDKLQETPLRHKPILASWMGGTEVTTGENILNRHQIPTYRYPDSAARLFNLMWQYSYSLRGIYETPVLSPDWEEGGPDRAVAEQLIQQVRQQNRTILTEPESKQLLAAYRIPVVATEIARSEDEAVALAAQIGYPVVLKLYSKTITHKTDVGGVQLNLSTPDAVRQAYQTILENLQEEAEEHGTVSMDDFLGVTVQPMIIRDEGYELILGSSIDPQFGPILLFGPGGQLIDVFSDQAIALPPLNTTLAKRMIERTKIYQALKGIRGRPPVDFVALENLLVRFSQLVVEQRWIKEIDINPLLIQPDWHQYHQNHTAQRRTQKKHKGRASAVHTTPPLLALDARIVLHPADLSEADLPKLAIRPYPVQYITQWTMTDGTPVTIRPIRPEDEPLIAQFHRTLSEQSVYFRYFHLMTLSHRVAHERLTRICFIDYDREMALVVDYKNPNTGQHEILAAGRLSKLHGINEGEFAMLVSDPYQGKGLGTELLRQLVQIGRDEGLSRISADILAENKAMQRVCEKLGFKLSRKPDLVEAVIEL